From Cygnus atratus isolate AKBS03 ecotype Queensland, Australia chromosome 1, CAtr_DNAZoo_HiC_assembly, whole genome shotgun sequence, the proteins below share one genomic window:
- the LOC118245763 gene encoding uncharacterized protein LOC118245763, translating into MFKYLDTIRKLHATYGGTSWMSYDEDFRRRAAKDPNLPWGDVDLDLWMKWMAPLKSLVSRHQRAESEPQAAPPPPPPPPSSSSAQSPKQEEKSQTP; encoded by the coding sequence ATGTTCAAGTACCTGGACACCATCCGCAAGCTGCACGCCACCTACGGGGGCACCTCGTGGATGAGCTACGACGAGGACTTTCGGCGGCGGGCGGCCAAGGACCCCAACCTGCCGTGGGGCGACGTCGACCTGGACCTCTGGATGAAGTGGATGGCGCCCCTCAAGTCGCTCGTCAGCAGGCACCAGCGTGCCGAGAGCGAGCCGCAGGCCGCGCCGCCACCTCCACCGCCGCCACCATCCTCGTCGTCGGCCCAGAGCCccaagcaggaggagaaaagccAG